A stretch of the Ananas comosus cultivar F153 linkage group 14, ASM154086v1, whole genome shotgun sequence genome encodes the following:
- the LOC109720056 gene encoding flowering-promoting factor 1-like protein 2 yields the protein MSGVWVFRNGVVRLVENPANEQSSTVRRKVLLHTPTNEVINSYASLESKLARLGWERYYDDLDLLQFHKPSSIDLISLPKDFSQFKSMHMYDIVLKNRESFRVIDM from the coding sequence ATGTCGGGAGTTTGGGTGTTTAGGAACGGTGTGGTGCGGCTCGTGGAGAACCCCGCAAACGAGCAGTCATCGACAGTTCGACGAAAGGTTTTGCTCCACACCCCGACCAATGAAGTAATAAATTCGTACGCCTCACTCGAGAGTAAGCTTGCGAGGCTAGGGTGGGAACGTTATTACGACGACCTCGACCTCCTGCAGTTCCACAAGCCTTCGTCGATCGACCTCATCTCACTCCCGAAGGACTTTAGCCAATTCAAGTCCATGCACATGTACGACATCGTTCTCAAGAACCGCGAGTCCTTCCGTGTCATCGACATGTAG